The following are encoded together in the Drosophila sechellia strain sech25 chromosome 3R, ASM438219v1, whole genome shotgun sequence genome:
- the LOC6618698 gene encoding protein unc-80 homolog isoform X5, with protein MVTNAAGTAATGGATSNTTNNNNLQTNNNSHGANNNNDDFDFDQDSGLQDLGLPVSVQTFLWRQIAPFIRPKLGKLHESTCLFCQHAPGHHESKEACKSFEKVLVQNIQFGLSPPLTKGLGVIPRWRLLQGALPHVMHACAALLYNRVKDMQAIGPVETKLLYTMQWILLYAAEECADDEGGEDLGLGDATEPKSKSIDQYLFSVPTITLFVYLFAPIIHHLKESDFQNFRLENGIKLWQGMWDNRAPGAPCFTAPVKPKARNLLCAPTPKGSTDVFPARKHSLSADAMSPKADSPQSGISDYGRQDEEGSWVSSPKEFAFPETIPEEASSVEDERVVIFRLPSAPQLMDNSFFTADASLLQQQQSQSRRGSRQSMNSRDKDKVPSTKFEFDQQELMRGASMKEKRSASIEKETDSDKSESIKADVSAATFLDVAVLRCLFISHWQEEGIFWSLQYLYNRLSDIGEEAAITLNQPRKRSNSLPIPQIEISLYQGPGSNSRDSPGSSVVKDYIEIPDPSPTVTACVAEEPQSAPSTTERRGSEKKKRVKMADLRAFVETKMFSKSEKNLEKVGLDTNSANGKTPLQHAEYHRSLDTGEKKLSRSASMISREPASNLIKGKSMPSLRYIEPPKAPRPSQATCPRSTAFYPRNPIITVTEHTPTPSPDYMKRQGSIDSQLDALSNGGSMAGMTGNGGGNGSTGMGSTTTRYRGQMLRSHTDSHIDYTGVDESEAPGSSFYITRDGGIDYEIILLAISNVFKRDPAQVCSLRVLEAGLNICELLIEMGVLKLGEHAHEISMSITRRALQVLGCPHGCNDGVRGPPADFLRNQCQKILSRMLRQAGQRTKRFMQEMVKTSPLPELIDYFHAFLAFCVDPSSLLSPLTHKRQSGFKNANTDIGGVPGQGGYSTNFSGGMSGGAEAQVVGAVFKPLVSRFVEASKDLKGPENIALYGDIRQLVTYVKGAHGGPFRLVALSGILAVTPRPHKKGPSAQTTRVIRHIPQANANQSLQNDDNRSQRRLLLKKRSTSSACAVSLLETEACEEHYKTSQSPLSNFRRRTTGVRPTLTPRHSERALLSDSTSSSERNSLGRLSGLVRWFRGTPKEASSIDLEIGSLNPEISSTFMRHASLKIQRGRSSDGIGRSIQRAKRRVERRLNRFGGIVKGKKKVGGIEETADFSRRSSSDMCDGPRESEVVILKERKLVPTEPVRVGMLRLSFLLETCAPGSFPDPQLVAAVLDLPQAPLVARATFLLECAHFVHLCNKGQWPAWMKQNVGSYRASGANINLNQMKQQVSQTSARRTHILQRAAGKMFHQWAEMVGARLEEILFTERLQYEAVNASLTDPEKQRELLQQDEEEDFLDETSVNPHGNDCPHSLKLIACVLLFEITAFLRDTYLMLPKTSKLIHRDKPAPWEKVYREANRRWSMALSSMGHSQTSAQSLQSIAAGNDGAGQSERKISFVLHEPDNESENSSNTTLTKEGEEARRPTASAVRPFLLRRGTATTTGGSFKRRSLKLRRNTKDSKDIETDFNMQSRRKVSSLSDRSDTSEQGMISGGEESPGILSDDQQPESPTDSNENDDTAKNMPWLKAIIDLMSSYNYYCTHKGYCHPFCYKRHMRSCTRLVKATRKVYGEEFGFTFDADHPNVEPTIITSSKPHTSRARSTRKVSEQSSTQTSPSKRKDSLSRKDRISDDPDLEMAEKLAKAFRQEKEKKMQEEPPILKFIRIHIRNLFHFPLATLLKGAVVLTEEMVIEAMPAAWELLLETNHDTATSSAAVFLMGSVKAQNFAFDIMQRALKHKDPDIRIGAIQRYLVLWKCRFHVWPRMEENAHDVTFKVPPGGIEFTLPSPKIGIESLPVVDPPWMPVQQTKDMDVTLNQDRHRSLVTATKSRKMQQTEAIRNALRQQRDKQRAERHSFLITMIPISQQASHEPGMEKLEDHEIEEDLDGTRMSSHLHHAHSLFPSVLCSSVMQIVGCLDDAAIGSDGNAVYEIAYQVIWVCLVEESALFLRYVFERLTRDRQDQMFKLLRHLIRFVPRLPQQAAFALYNSIIGYIMFYVRSSNELKQELVGSALSVLWMVVHSVHGIMFKDLKQILRKEQCDASILLTANVPAAKKIVVHGPADDDYNIPSQFPVQEDTLFCQLLKEALDYYPIDEKNTNHYCLVDYKSSKILNPNWYIRDLYFFKRSQYPEVRLMLMRPEESFLALQKQELTKKFVEIGKVHLTWAILKNVDMVVQRVVFLHEELMKLPSFPRKALEVDLDLHHGGEYGKVLLGLDVLHKFMWVRLIARMFEAMAGNFAYSADIQLFLNVLSGASILHAEDSCIMRYVMATFINAAFNFKNIFSTNGYFMIMPTLLQVYSLHQTNKLITTTIEYAVKQFYLLNRKPFILQMFGSVSAILDTDEDGTYGEAHKVQSSCLFNLLLSLEDPSPDPLNIAELVKEPKPLKAIDFCYHDEDDDVTVLDCITLCVMVVSYSAESTRGYQMLIILEAILPCYLQQIQSPSYIPLQGKSERDIILQLAVAIRTMVHNCEGLAKSYNGPYRNSPEHKGSSQRNCSRGPPCSPGLDFEEETHPKYMTDARTKNMMDSAEDSEMIRTEYRRPRDVLLSVVADFLTKSTVRLAELAKKMPSDTKPTEVLDAKCHIRLADIAHSLLKVSPYDPESMACRGLQRYMQAVLPRAEWSNDTLRNALVTILRRIDKVFLKISKKPSIRRNTDWEAAAGLLKGIHETIIRHSYVLHWQQMKTLISTVQNLIVNEPGIPEGVSSAGAALMSQNPPAFFCSAVVRLVALQVVSPVDCFSLVQICGGSAEFATQEKAEGFLMHLIMPLCLKVCSGRGVSDVGELKMSDVSFLLTAVLNAMSPPAGRTGQAVSQINRVTGDLRAGSLTFTGSRDAKRPARISGSLYQAAFLALRIVCICFESRLSNEWPRIVRVMRDLGRRNEAAPDLWSFMEFVVTHRTPLYIVLLPFILHKISQPPIGDHERHMQFIIRERLRGTPPQGGIKSKGALLLELARELRDFRDELEEKRYVSTDRESSEQKKSDTPAATSAAEAHKSQQRPSLISIFTGTTTGQASHSHVSAVPIDSRSGSGGICTPSDTLSQQTLHPPRESLSSSSTGRDPHTTTSESQSGEADAGSAPTLVGATPSGSGHGSGGGIGTGAASAVPSHLSHSQSLQQAPFKAQPPKLRFVSSVEFRHSSGETSTTPLSPESPAEDSSGDHTRSRLQRSKAASRKTFRLKRSRLTPMEPPSIVTSQEEQTPQTQAKTLGEISWDSVSQTSSTSGYRDNNSLQTGLLSPDGSLGGLTLGRSPSQHSLLMVFEGQDEDTLI; from the exons ATGGTGACCAATGCCGCGGGGACAGCCGCAACGGGAGGAGCAACAAGCAACactaccaacaacaacaacctgcagacgaacaacaacagccatggggcgaacaacaacaacgatgaCTTTGACTTTGACCAGGACAGTGGACTGCAGGACCTCGGCTTGCCGGTGTCCGTGCAAACATTCCTGTGGCGCCAAATAGCGCCCTTCATCCGACCCAAGCTGGGCAAGCTGCACGAGTCTACCTGTCTG TTTTGTCAACATGCACCGGGACACCAT GAGTCAAAGGAAGCCTGCAAG TCCTTTGAGAAAGTGCTTGTGCAGAACATCCAGTTCGGCCTGTCACCACCCCTCACGAAGGGCTTGGGTGTGATTCCCCGATGGCGTCTGTTGCAAGGAGCTCTGCCACATGTTATGCACGCCTGTGCCGCTCTGCTCTACAATCGCGTCAAGGACATGCAGGCCATTGGTCCTGTGGAGACCAAGCTGCTCTACACCATGCAGTGGATTCTGCTGTACGCCGCCGAGGAATGTGCCGATGATGAAGGCGGCGAGGACCTGGGCTTGGGAGATGCGACGGAACCCAAGTCGAAGTCCATTGATCAGTACTTGTTTTCTGTACCAACTATTACG CTCTTTGTGTACCTATTTGCACCTATTATACACCACCTAAAGGAATCGGATTTCCAGAACTTTCGCCTGGAGAATGGCATTAAGCTCTGGCAGGGAATGTGGGACAATCGAGCACCCGGTGCTCCATGCTTTACAGCTCCCGTAAAGCCCAAGGCTCGAAACCTGCTGTGTGCACCCACTCCGAAAGGATCCACGGATGTTTTCCCCGCCCGGAAACACTCACTCAGTGCGGATGCCATGTCGCCCAAGGCGGATTCGCCACAGAGCGGTATCTCAGATTATGGAAGGCAGGACGAGGAG GGTTCCTGGGTTTCTTCGCCCAAGGAGTTCGCCTTTCCCGAAACCATACCAGAAGAAGCCTCCAGCGTGGAGGATGAACGTGTGGTCATATTTAGGCTGCCTTCGGCGCCACAACTAATGGATAACTCATTCTTTACG GCCGATGCCAGTctgctgcaacagcaacaatccCAGAGTCGTCGAGGAAGTCGCCAGTCAATGAACTCCCGGGACAAGGATAAAGTGCCCTCCACCAAGTTCGAGTTTGATCAGCAGGAACTCATGCGCGGTGCCTCGATGAAGGAGAAGCGCAGTGCATCCATCGAAAAGGAGACGGACTCGGATAAGTCGGAAAGTATCAAGGCGGATGTATCCGCGGCCACTTTCCTGGACGTGGCTGTGCTCCGCTGCCTCTTCATCTCGCATTGGCAGGAGGAGGGCATCTTCTGGAGCCTGCAGTATCTATACAATCG ACTCAGTGACATTGGTGAGGAGGCGGCCATCACCTTGAATCAACCTCGCAAGCGCTCGAACTCTTTGCCCATACCGCAAATTGAGATCTCACTGTACCAGGGACCCGGCAGCAATAGTCGGGATAGTCCAGGCAGTTCTGTGGTTAAGGATTACATTGAAATACCCGATCCATCGCCCACTGTGACAGCCTGTGTGGCAG AAGAACCTCAAAGTGCGCCAAGCACCACGGAAAGACGCGGCAGTGAGAAGAAGAAACGCGTTAAGATGGCCGATCTTCGGGCTTTCGTGGAGACAAAGATGTTCTCGAAGTCGGAGAAGAATTTGGAAAAAGTAGGGCTCGATACAAACTCAGCCAACGGCAAGACACCACTGCAACATGCA GAGTACCATCGCAGCCTGGACACGGGTGAGAAGAAGCTATCGCGATCTGCCTCGATGATAAGTCGCGAGCCAGCCAGTAACTTGATCAAGGGCAAGTCCATGCCCAGTCTCAG ATACATTGAGCCACCCAAGGCCCCAAGGCCATCGCAGGCCACCTGTCCGCGTTCCACGGCCTTCTATCCCCGGAATCCCATCATTACGGTTACGGAGCACACGCCCACACCTTCGCCCGATTACATGAAGCGTCAG GGCTCCATCGACTCCCAGCTGGATGCCTTGAGTAATGGCGGCAGTATGGCTGGCATGACTGGAAACGGTGGTGGCAATGGTAGCACTGGCATgggcagcaccaccacccGTTACCGTGGTCAAATGCTGCGCTCCCACACGGATTCCCACATCGATTACACGGGCGTGGATGAGTCGGAGGCGCCGGGCTCCTCCTTTTATATAACTCGCGATGGCGGCATTGACTACGAGATAATCCTGCTGGCCATCAGCAATGTTTTCAAGCGGGATCCGGCACAGGTTTGCTCACTCCGAGTCTTGGAAGCGGGTCTGAACATCTGCGAGCTGCTGATTGAAATGGGTGTGCTCAAACTGGGCGAGCATGCCCACGAGATCTCGATGAGTATAACGAGGAGAGCTCTGCAGGTCCTGGGATGCCCACACGGATGCAATGATG GTGTTCGGGGGCCACCTGCTGACTTCCTGCGCAACCAGTGCCAGAAGATCCTGTCGAGAATGTTGCGTCAGGCTGGTCAAAGGACCAAGCGCTTTATGCAGGAGATGGTGAAGACTTCACCGCTGCCGGAACTCATCGACTACTTCCATGCCTTCCTGGCCTTCTGCGTGGATCCCAGCTCCCTGCTGTCGCCACTGA CTCATAAACGTCAGAGTGGATTTAAAAATGCTAACACCGATATTGGCGGCGTACCAGGTCAGGGCGGCTATTCGACCAATTTTAGCGGCGGCATGAGCGGCGGTGCCGAGGCCCAGGTGGTTGGAGCGGTCTTCAAGCCGCTGGTCAGCCGCTTTGTGGAGGCCAGCAAGGATCTGAAGGGTCCGGAGAACATAGCCCTCTACGGTGACATCCGGCAGCTGGTCACCTATGTGAAGGGCGCCCACGGCGGTCCGTTTCGACTGGTGGCCCTCAGTGGCATCCTCGCCGTCACTCCGAGGCCACACAAAAAGGGTCCTTCGGCGCAGACCACTCGTGTGATCAG ACACATTCCGCAGGCCAATGCAAATCAGAGTCTGCAAAACGACGACAACCGTTCCCAGCGACGTCTTCTCCTGAAGAAACGCAGCACTTCGTCCGCCTGCGCCGTG AGCCTGCTGGAGACGGAGGCTTGCGAGGAGCACTACAAGACCAGCCAGTCGCCACTGAGCAACTTCCGGCGCAGGACGACTGGGGTGCGACCCACGTTGACTCCGCGGCACAGCGAACGCGCCCTGTTGTCCGACTCCACGTCCAGCTCGGAACGCAATTCGCTGGGACGGCTCAGCGGCTTGGTGCGCTGGTTCCGCGGCACGCCCAAGGAGGCATCGTCCATCGATCTGGAGATCGGGTCGCTCAACCCGGAGATCTCCTCCACTTTCATGCGGCACGCCTCGCTGAAGATCCAGCGCGGCCGGTCGAGCGATGGCATTGGGCGGTCCATTCAGCGCGCCAAGCGACGCGTCGAGCGGCGGCTGAACCGTTTCGGCGGCATTGTGAAGGGCAAGAAGAAGGTGGGCGGCATCGAGGAGACGGCGGACTTTAGTCGCCGCAGCTCCTCGGACATGTGCGACGGTCCGCGGGAGTCGGAGGTGGTCATCCTCAAGGAGCGCAAGCTGGTGCCCACCGAACCGGTGCGCGTGGGCATGCTTCGGCTTTCCTTTCTGCTGGAGACCTGTGCCCCCGGCTCCTTTCCCGATCCCCAGCTGGTGGCCGCCGTTCTGGATCTG CCACAAGCTCCCCTCGTGGCTAGGGCCACCTTCCTGCTGGAGTGCGCCCACTTTGTCCACCTGTGCAACAAGGGTCAGTGGCCCGCCTGGATGAAGCAGAACGTGGGCAGCTACCGGGCCTCGGGCGCAAACATCAATCTCAATCAGATGAAGCAGCAGGTGAGCCAAACGAGCGCCAGGCGCACCCACATCCTGCAGCGGGCAGCCGGGAAGATGTTCCACCAGTGGGCAGAGATGGTGGGAGCCAGGCTGGAGGAAATTCTGTTCACGGAGCGACTGCAGTACGAAGCGGTCAATGCGAGTCTCACGGATCCCGAGAAGCAGCGCGAATTGCTTCAgcaggacgaggaggaggacttCCTGGACGAAACATCAGTCAATCCGCACGGCAATGATTGCCCGCACTCCTTGAAGCTGATCGCCTGTGTGCTGCTCTTCGAGATTACGGCGTTTTTGCGGGACACCTACCTGATGCTACCAAAGACATCCAAGCTGATCCATCGCGACAAGCCGGCGCCCTGGGAGAAGGTTTACCGCGAGGCCAATCGGCGCTGGTCCATGGCCCTCAGCTCCATGGGTCACTCGCAGACCTCCGCCCAGAGCCTGCAGTCGATAGCAGCCGGGAACGATGGCGCCGGCCAGTCGGAGCGAAAGATATCCTTCGTACTCCACGAACCGGACAATGAATCAGagaacagcagcaacacaacGCTGACCAAGGAGGGTGAAGAAG CTCGTCGACCCACTGCATCGGCTGTACGACCATTCCTGCTGAGACGAGGCACTGCAACCACAACGGGAGGATCCTTCAAGCGTCGCTCACTGAAGCTTCGCCGCAACACCAAGGACAGCAAGGATATCGAAACCGACT TCAATATGCAATCACGTCGCAAGGTTTCCTCGCTCTCCGATCGCAGTGACACCTCGGAGCAGGGCATGATCAGTGGTGGCGAGGAATCACCGGGAATTCTGAGCGACGATCAGCAGCCGGAGTCACCAACGGACTCGAATGAAAACGATGATACGGCCAAGAATATGCCGTGGCTAAAGGCAATCATCGATCTTATGTCCAGCTATAACTACTACTGCACCCACAAAGGATATTGCCATCCATTTTGCTATAAGCGACACATGAGATCCTGCACTCGTTTGGTCAAAGCCACCAGAAAG GTCTATGGCGAGGAGTTTGGATTCACCTTCGATGCAGACCATCCGAATGTGGAGCCCACTATCATCACCTCCAGTAAGCCACATACTTCTCGAGCTCGCTCCACTAGAAAAGTATCGGAGCAGAGTTCCACTCAGACATCTCCGTCCAAGCGAAAGGATAGTTTGTCACGCAAAGATCG GATAAGTGATGATCCTGATCTGGAAATGGCGGAGAAGTTGGCCAAAGCTTTCCGACAGGAGAAGGAAAAGAAGATGCAGGAGGAACCACCCATCCTGAAGTTTATCCGCATTCACATACGTAACTTGTTCCATTTTCCACTGGCCACCTTGCTAAAGGGTGCAGTTGTGCTCACCGAGGAGATGGTCATCGAGGCTATGCCCGCCGCTTGGGAACTCCTCCTAGAGACTAATCACGATACGGCCACCTCAAGTGCCGCCGTATTTCTGATGGGTTCGGTAAAGGCGCAGAACTTTGCCTTCGACATCATGCAGAGGGCTTTGAAGCACAAGGATCCGGACATAAGGATTGGAGCCATTCAGCGCTATCTGGTGTTGTGGAAGTGTCGTTTCCATGTCTGGCCTCGAATGGAGGAGAATGCGCACGATGTGACCTTCAAGGTGCCACCGGGTGGCATCGAGTTCACTCTACCTTCGCCCAAGATTGGCATTGAAAGTCTGCCGGTGGTGGATCCACCATGGATGCCAGTCCAGCAGACAAAGGACATGGACGTAACCCTGAACCAAGATAGACAT CGATCCTTGGTCACCGCAACCAAGAGTCGCAAGATGCAACAGACCGAGGCCATCCGAAATGCCCTGCGCCAGCAGAGGGACAAGCAGCGGGCGGAGCGCCACAGCTTCCTGATCACCATGATACCCATAAGTCAACAGGCCTCCCATGAGCCCGGAATGGAGAAGCTGGAGGACCATGAGATCGAGGAGGACCTTGATGGCACCCGCATGTCATCGCACCTgcaccacgcccactctcTCTTCCCATCCGTTCTCTGCTCCTCCGTAATGCAGATCGTTGGCTGCCTGGACGATGCCGCCATTGGATCGGATGGCAATGCGGTATATGAGATTGCCTACCAGGTGATCTGGGTTTGCTTGGTGGAGGAGTCAGCTCTGTTTCTGCGCTATGTCTTTGAGCGGCTGACTCGCGACCGCCAGGATCAGATGTTCAAGCTCCTGCGACACCTCATCCGATTCGTGCCCCGTCTGCCCCAACAGGCGGCATTTGCGCTCTACAACTCGATTATAGGATACATCATGTTCTACGTTAGATCTTCCAACGAATTGAAGCAAGAG CTCGTTGGCTCTGCTTTATCTGTGCTGTGGATGGTGGTGCACTCGGTGCACGGAATTATGTTCAAGGATCTAAAGCAGATTCTGCGGAAGGAGCAGTGCGATGCATCCATCCTTCTAACTGCCAATGTGCCCGCTGCCAAAAAGATTGTTGTCCACGGACCAGCGGATGATGACTACAACATACCCTCTCAGTTTCCCGTCCAGGAGGATACTCTTTTTTGCCAGTTGCTCAAGGAGGCCTTGGATTACTATCCCATCGATGAGAAGAACACCAATCACTACTGTCTAGTAGACTATAAGAGCAGTAAAATTCTCAATCCCAACTGGTACATCCGTGATCTGTACTTCTTCAAGAGATCTCAATACCCTGAGGTACGTCTGATGCTTATGCGTCCTGAGGAGTCCTTCCTGGCACTCCAGAAGCAGGAGCTTACCAAGAAGTTTGTGGAGATCGGAAAGGTTCACCTGACATGGGCTATTCTAAAGAACGTGGACATGGTGGTGCAGCGGGTGGTGTTCCTGCACGAGGAGCTGATGAAGCTGCCCTCCTTTCCGCGCAAGGCACTCGAGGTGGATCTGGATCTGCACCATGGTGGCGAGTACGGAAAGGTGCTGCTCGGGTTGGACGTCCTGCACAAGTTCATGTGGGTGCGACTGATCGCCCGCATGTTCGAGGCCATGGCTGGGAATTTCGCCTACTCAGCGGACATCCAACTCTTTCTGAACGTCCTTTCCGGCGCCTCCATTCTGCACGCCGAAGATTCGTGCATCATGCGCTATGTGATGGCAACCTTCATCAACGCCGCCTTCAACTTCAAGAACATCTTCTCCACGAACGGATACTTCATGATTATGCCCACCCTGCTGCAAGTCTATTCCCTGCATCAGACGAACAAGCTCATTACCACCACCATTGAGTATGCGGTAAAGCAGTTCTATCTGCTCAACCGGAAGCCGTTTATTCTGCAAATGTTTGGTTCCGTTTCCGCCATTCTCGATACGGATGAGGATGGTACGTACGGAGAAGCCCACAAGGTGCAGTCGAGCTGTCTGTTCAACCTGCTACTCAGTCTCGAGGATCCCTCGCCGGATCCTCTAAACATAGCGGAGCTGGTCAAGGAACCCAAGCCCCTCAAGGCCATCGATTTTTGTTACCATGACGAGGATGACGACGTGACCGTTTTGGACTGCATTACCTTATGTGTGATGGTCGTCTCCTACTCCGCAGAGAGTACACGAGGATACCAAATGCTA ATAATTTTGGAGGCCATTCTGCCCTGCTATCTGCAACAGATCCAATCGCCCAGCTATATTCCGCTGCAGGGAAAGTCTGAGCGAGATATAATCCTCCAGCTGGCGGTGGCCATTCGCACCATGGTGCACAACTGCGAGGGTCTGGCCAAGAGCTACAATGGACCCTATCGGAACAGTCCGGAGCACAAGGGCTCCTCGCAGCGCAACTGCAGCCGGGGTCCTCCCTGTTCACCCGGCCTGGACTTTGAAGAGGAAACGCATCCCAAGTACATGACCGATGCTCGCACCAAGAACATGATGGACTCTGCCGAGGATTCCGAAATGATACGCACCGAGTACCGAAGACCACGTGACGTGTTGCTCTCCGTGGTGGCCGATTTCCTTACGAAATCCACCGTGCGTCTGGCAGAGCTGGCCAAGAAGATGCCCAGTGATACGAAACCCACAGAGGTTCTGGACGCCAAGTGTCACATTCGTCTGGCGGACATCGCGCATTCCTTGCTAAAGGTGTCGCCCTATGATCCGGAGTCCATGGCCTGTCGGGGTCTGCAACGTTATATGCAGGCGGTTTTGCCCCGGGCGGAGTGGTCCAACGATACATTGCGCAACGCACTGGTAACCATTCTACGGCGCATCGACAAGGTGTTCCTCAAGATCTCAAAGAAGCCATCGATCAGGAGGAATACGGACTGGGAGGCGGCCGCCGGACTGCTGAAGGGCATCCACGAGACGATCATACGGCACTCGTACGTGCTGCACTGGCAGCAGATGAAAACGCTCATCAGCACGGTGCAGAATCTGATCGTCAACGAGCCCGGCATTCCCGAGGGCGTCTCCAGCGCAGGAGCAGCGCTCATGTCTCAGAATCCGCCGGCCTTTTTCTGCTCGGCCGTGGTGCGTTTGGTGGCCCTGCAGGTGGTCAGCCCCGTGGACTGTTTCTCCCTGGTCCAGATATGCGGCGGGAGCGCCGAATTTGCCACGCAGGAAAAGGCCGAGGGCTTTCTAATGCATCTGATAATGCCACTGTGTCTGAAGGTTTGCTCGGGCCGCGGCGTTTCCGACGTGGGCGAGTTGAAGATGTCGGACGTTTCCTTCCTGCTGACTGCCGTGTTGAATGCGATGAGTCCGCCGGCGGGTCGTACCGGGCAGGCCGTGTCCCAGATCAACCGGGTGACCGGCGACCTACGCGCCGGCTCACTCACCTTCACCGGCAGTCGGGATGCCAAGCGCCCCGCCCGCATCTCCGGGTCCCTCTACCAGGCCGCCTTCTTAGCCCTGCGCATCGTGTGCATCTGCTTCGAGAGCCGGCTCTCCAACGAGTGGCCGCGCATCGTTCGGGTGATGAGGGATCTCGGCAGGCGCAACGAGGCTGCGCCGGATCTCTGGAGCTTTATGGAGTTTGTGGTCACCCACCGAACGCCCCTCTACATTGTCCTGCTGCCCTTCATTCTGCACAAG ATCTCGCAACCACCCATTGGGGATCACGAGCGACACATGCAGTTTATCATCCGGGAGCGATTGCGCGGAACTCCGCCGCAGGGCGGGATTAAGTCTAAGGGAGCTCTGCTGCTGGAACTGGCCAGGGAGCTGCGGGACTTTCGCGACGAGCTGGAGGAGAAACGCTACG TCTCCACAGATCGCGAGAGTTCCGAGCAGAAGAAGAGCGACACACCGGCGGCAACTAGTGCGGCTGAAGCCCACAAGTCGCAGCAAAGACCTTCACTCATATCTATCTTCACAGGAACCACCACGGGCCAGGCCTCGCACTCCCACGTCTCCGCCGTGCCGATCGACTCGCGCAGCGGATCCGGCGGGATCTGCACGCCCAGCGACACGCTGTCGCAGCAGACGCTGCACCCGCCGCGGGAGTCGCTTTCGAGCAGCTCCACGGGCCGGGATCCGCACACGACGACCAGCGAGAGCCAGAGCGGCGAGGCGGACGCAGGATCGGCGCCCACGCTGGTGGGGGCCACGCCGAGCGGATCAGGACATGGATCGGGCGGCGGTATTGGTACCGGTGCCGCGTCCGCCGTGCCCTCGCATCTCTCGCATTCGCAGTCGTTACAGCAAGCTCCCTTTAAGGCCCAGCCGCCCAAGCTGCGCTTCGTTTCGTCCGTGGAGTTCCGGCACTCATCCGGGGAGACATCCACCACACCGCTCTCACCCGAGAGCCCGGCAGAGGACAGTTCCGGCGATCATACCCGTTCGCGCCTGCAGCGATCCAAGGCCGCCAGCCGGAAGACCTTTAGGCTTAAGCGCAGTCGCCTAACGCCCATGGAACCACCCAGCATT GTCACCTCGCAAGAGGAACAGACCCCGCAGACGCAGGCAAAGACCCTGGGCGAGATTTCCTGGGACTCCGTTTCGCAGACATCCTCCACCTCCGGCTATCGGGACAACAACAGCCTGCAGACTGGCCTGCTCTCGCCGGATGGATCCTTGGGTGGGTTGACCCTGGGCCGCTCACCCTCGCAGCACTCGCTGTTAATGGTCTTCGAGGGACAGGACGAGGACACCCTCATTTAA